The Streptomyces sp. R28 region GACTCGGCGCTGGAGAGCGTCTTCTCGGCGGCCGTCTTGGCCTCGGTGACCAGCTTCTCGGCCTCGGACTGCGCCTTGCGCAGCGCCTCCTCGGCCTGTGCCATGCGCTGTTCGGCGGCCCGGCTGAGCTCGGTGGCCTGGCGGCGTGCGGCGTCCGACTCGGTCGCGGTGGAGCTGCGCAGCTGCTCGGCGTGGTCGGTGGCCTCCTGGGCCTGCGTGGAGGCGGCGTTCAGCAGCCGCTCGGCGTCCGTACGGGCCCGGAGCAGGATCTGCTCGGCCTCCGCACGGGCCTCCTCGGCCGCGCCGGTGAGGCGCTGCCGGGCCTCGCTGGTGAGCCGCTCGGCCTCGGCGCGCGCGGCAGCCATGGCCTGCTCGGCCTCGGCACGCGACTCGTCGAGGAGCCGGCGGGCCTGCGACTCGCTGCGGGCGCGCAGCTGCTCCGCCCACGCCACGTTCTCGTTGACGTGCGACTCGACGGTCTGGCGCCGCTCGGCCAGCTCCTGGTCCAGCTGCTGGCGGCGGGTCACCGCCTCCTGGTGCAGCTCGGCCTGGAGCCGGGCGGCCTGCTCGGCGTGCTCCTGGAGGATCCGCTGGGTCTGCGCGCGGGCCTGGCTGAGCTCCCGCTCGGCCTCCTGGCGCAGCTGGTCCGCCTGGACCTGGGCGTTCCGCAGCAACTGCTCGGCCTGGTAGCCGATGTCACCGCCGTCGAAGGCCGGTCGGGACATGATGGTGCGCCGCGCCTCGTGCAACTTGGCGCGCAGCACCTCGACCTGGTAGCCGAGGTCCTCGGCGTGCTGGATCGCCTTTTCCCGCTCGGTCTTCAGCCGATCCATCTCGGCCTCGAACCGAGAGAGGTGGTCGACGTCAGCCGCCGGCTCTCGCTCCTGGCGTTCGTAGCCCCGCACTGCGCGGTCCCATCCGTCCCCTGGTCGCAAGTCTCTCCATACGAGCACCGTCCATCCGCCGAACGGGGCCCCCGGGGAATGGTGTCAGATCAACGGCGAAGCACGGGCTGTTGCCCCACCCTCGTCCCCCGAAACCCGGACCCCGGACGGTCCCCCCGTCGGACGGAGGGGCCGGGTCACCCTGGACTGAGCGGCGACCGCCCCCAACCCTACCGGCCCATATGTACGAGGGTCAGTGCTCAGGTGACTCAACGGGCGCCGAAGTGACCAGTTCTGTCAGTACGCCGTGGCAATCCTTCGGGTGCAGGAAAGTGATTCGTGACCCCATGGAGCCGATCCGGGGCTCTTCGTACAGCACTCGTACGCCCTTGCCCTTGATGTCGGCGGCGTCGCCGTCCACATCCGCCGTACCGAAAGCGATGTGGTGGACGCCCTCGCCGTTCTTGTCGAGCCACTTCGCGACGGTGGAGTCCGGGCGGGTGGGCTCGAGAAGCTGCAGGTAGGAGGCACCGCCGTCGGAGGTGTCGTTGATCTTGAGCATGGCCTCGCGGACGCCCTGCTCCTCGTTGACCTCGGAGTGGAACACCTCGAAGCCGTATGTGGCCCGGTAGAACTCGACGGTCTTGTCGAGATCGAAGCAGGCGATTCCGATGTGGTCGATTCGCGTCAGCATGGAACTCAGTGCAGCGCTCCCGAGGTGGTTACGCAACGTGCGCGCGATCACACCGACGGCCCGGTGACGGCACGGAGTGCCACTCAGTACATTCGAAGTAAACCCTCGTTCACTCCTCGGCAGTGCAGCCGGAAGGGGATCGCACCTCATGTCTGGAACGAACAGCACGACCTCGGTCATCGTCGCGGGCGCCCGTACGCCCATGGGACGGTTGCTGGGCTCGCTGAAGTCCTTCTCGGGAGCAGAGCTCGGCGGCTTCGCGATCAAGGCAGCCCTCGACCGTGCGGGGATCGGCGGCGACCAGGTGCAGTACGTCATCATGGGCCAGGTGCTCCAGGCCGGGGCAGGGCAGATCCCGGCACGCCAGGCCGCGGTCAAGGCCGGCATCCCGATGAACGTCCCGGCGCTCACCGTCAACAAGGTGTGTCTGTCCGGCCTCGACGCGATCGCCCTCGCGGACCAGCTGATCCGCGCCGGCGAGTTCGACGTGATCGTCGCGGGCGGCCAGGAGTCCATGACCAACGCCCCGCACCTGCTGCCGAAGTCCCGCGAGGGCTTCAAGTACGGCGCGGTCGAGATGCTCGACGCGATGGCGTACGACGGTCTGACCGACGCCTTCGAGAACATCGCCATGGGCGAGTCGACGGAGAAGCACAACACCCGCCTCGGCATCCAGCGCCCCGAACAGGACGAGATCGCCGCCCTGTCCCACCAGCGCGCCGCCGCCGCCCAGAAGAACGGCATCTTCGAGGCGGAGATCACCCCGGTCGAGATCCCGCAGCGCAAGGGCGAGCCGGTCGTCTTCAGCAAGGACGAGGGCATCCGCGCGGAGACCACGGCCGAGTCGCTGGGCAAGCTGCGCCCGGCGTTCTCCCGGGACGGCACGATCACGGCGGGTTCGGCGTCGCAGATCTCGGACGGCGCCGCCGCGGTCGTCGTCATGAGCAAGGCCAAGGCGCAGGAGCTCGGCCTGGACTGGATCGCCGAGATCGGCGCCCACGGCAACGTGGCGGGCCCGGACAACAGCCTCCAGTCCCAGCCCTCCAACGCCATCCTGCACGCCCTGAAGAAGGAGGGCCTGGAGGTCTCCGACCTCGACCTGATCGAGATCAA contains the following coding sequences:
- the mce gene encoding methylmalonyl-CoA epimerase, with product MLTRIDHIGIACFDLDKTVEFYRATYGFEVFHSEVNEEQGVREAMLKINDTSDGGASYLQLLEPTRPDSTVAKWLDKNGEGVHHIAFGTADVDGDAADIKGKGVRVLYEEPRIGSMGSRITFLHPKDCHGVLTELVTSAPVESPEH
- a CDS encoding acetyl-CoA C-acetyltransferase — translated: MSGTNSTTSVIVAGARTPMGRLLGSLKSFSGAELGGFAIKAALDRAGIGGDQVQYVIMGQVLQAGAGQIPARQAAVKAGIPMNVPALTVNKVCLSGLDAIALADQLIRAGEFDVIVAGGQESMTNAPHLLPKSREGFKYGAVEMLDAMAYDGLTDAFENIAMGESTEKHNTRLGIQRPEQDEIAALSHQRAAAAQKNGIFEAEITPVEIPQRKGEPVVFSKDEGIRAETTAESLGKLRPAFSRDGTITAGSASQISDGAAAVVVMSKAKAQELGLDWIAEIGAHGNVAGPDNSLQSQPSNAILHALKKEGLEVSDLDLIEINEAFAAVAVQSMKDLGVSSEKVNVNGGAIALGHPIGMSGARLVLHLALELKRRGGGVGAAALCGGGGQGDALIVRVSKA